Proteins from a genomic interval of Onychostoma macrolepis isolate SWU-2019 chromosome 17, ASM1243209v1, whole genome shotgun sequence:
- the LOC131523653 gene encoding uncharacterized protein LOC131523653: protein MIFIVCLIYLAVLPFWVSGVSLSDQVHQNPLHLITNAEKTEEEGLICSSIICSFHQMSSRASIAAEFLYITHKNKNVWFADFALLLPLGLGLNQSPHLFVTEDLNVTLKCSQIGTSHNSMYWFRKTPTEPLEQIVYFYFKSETWEKDFKQRASAVRNGASLDLTLVKVQSSDSGVYYCAKQDAHQCNPIYNLHKNMQIHI, encoded by the exons ATGATATTTATAGTGTGCTTGATTTATTTAGCAGTACTGCCATTCTGGGTCTCAg GAGTATCGCTAAGTGACCAAGTTCATCAGAATCCACTTCATCTGATAACAAACGCAGAGAAAACA gaggAGGAGGGACTAATCTGTTCCAGCATTATATGTTCATTCCACCAGATGTCCTCACGTGCATCTATAGCTGCTGAGTTTCTTTACAtcactcataaaaacaaaaatgtttggttTGCTGATTTTGCTCTGCTTCTTCCATTag GTTTGGGATTAAATCAATCACCTCATCTCTTTGTAACTGAGGATCTCAATGTGACCCTAAAGTGTTCCCAGATTGGAACGTCACATAACAGCATGTACTGGTTCAGAAAAACACCCACTGAGCCACTGGAGCAGATTGTGTATTTCTACTTTAAATCAGAAACCTGGGAGAAGGATTTTAAGCAGAGAGCATCAGCTGTGAGGAACGGGGCATCTTTAGACCTGACTCTTGTCAAAGTACAGAGCTCTGACAGTGGTGTTTATTACTGTGCAAAGCAGGATGCACATCAGTGTAACCCAATCTATAACCTCcacaaaaacatgcagattCACATCTAA